Proteins from a genomic interval of Bacteroides sp.:
- a CDS encoding DUF2779 domain-containing protein — protein sequence MTKPSGDRAILSKSTFIRGLQCEKSLYLHKNRPFLRDRLSPEQLAKFSRGTDVGVYAWDLFPGGVDASPKTHFQMAASVKKTAAFIEAGEKVIYEAAFEHEGVVVALDILVKEDLGWKAIEVKSSRAISDTYLWDASLQYYVIRGAGLELVDFSIAYIDQAFIKDGPVQPEKLFILENVLPIVLDRQGVVGEKIVRLKEVIPLKNSPKIPIGPQCHDPYPCDFIGHCWKKVPAGSVFELKCLDEEQKFRYFENGIVQAADLPEEELDELSLRQIQSIALGKELADRDKLSDFLGQVKQPVSLFSWLDFKPAIPIFEGTKPYQPIHYSLAWQNPGKGNEETEIYSAPAFPGEETLMRLVDILARTETILVFGVLPDFEVLFQMTKGGTVIQGKFKNLLDKAIDISSPFSDGTIVWPQMVRAFTPEDILQSMGKPVITPAGKIKTRLEAALAIEKLARGNVEEDSETVLRDIEAFHSARLSNLLNLFRILEKLVQ from the coding sequence ATGACAAAACCCAGCGGTGACAGGGCCATCCTGTCCAAATCTACTTTTATCCGTGGCCTGCAATGCGAAAAGTCGCTGTATTTGCACAAGAACCGTCCATTTTTGCGCGACCGCCTGTCGCCTGAACAGCTGGCCAAGTTTTCCCGCGGGACGGATGTAGGCGTATATGCCTGGGACTTGTTTCCCGGTGGGGTGGATGCCTCGCCCAAGACCCATTTCCAAATGGCCGCTTCTGTAAAAAAAACAGCAGCCTTTATTGAGGCCGGTGAAAAGGTTATCTACGAAGCTGCCTTTGAACACGAGGGTGTTGTTGTGGCTCTAGACATCCTGGTAAAGGAAGACCTTGGCTGGAAGGCCATAGAGGTGAAAAGCAGCCGGGCCATTTCGGATACCTATCTGTGGGACGCTTCGCTTCAATATTACGTTATCAGGGGTGCAGGCCTGGAACTGGTTGACTTTTCCATTGCATACATTGACCAGGCGTTTATTAAGGATGGCCCCGTTCAGCCCGAAAAACTGTTCATCCTGGAAAATGTTTTGCCGATAGTGCTTGATCGTCAGGGAGTTGTTGGTGAAAAGATTGTTCGGTTGAAAGAAGTTATCCCCCTGAAAAACTCACCCAAAATTCCCATCGGCCCGCAATGTCACGATCCATATCCCTGCGACTTTATCGGGCATTGCTGGAAAAAGGTGCCTGCGGGTTCCGTGTTTGAACTGAAATGCCTTGATGAAGAACAAAAATTCAGGTATTTTGAGAATGGGATCGTTCAGGCTGCTGACCTTCCTGAAGAAGAACTTGATGAACTTAGCCTGCGCCAGATACAAAGCATTGCCTTGGGGAAGGAATTGGCAGACAGGGATAAGCTAAGCGATTTTCTTGGACAAGTCAAGCAACCTGTCTCCTTGTTCTCGTGGCTTGATTTTAAGCCAGCAATACCGATTTTTGAAGGAACAAAACCTTATCAACCCATACACTATTCACTGGCGTGGCAAAATCCAGGGAAAGGCAATGAGGAAACCGAGATATATTCTGCTCCGGCATTTCCAGGGGAAGAAACATTAATGCGGCTGGTGGACATATTGGCACGAACGGAAACGATCCTGGTGTTTGGTGTGCTGCCTGACTTTGAGGTGCTGTTTCAGATGACCAAAGGGGGCACAGTGATTCAGGGAAAGTTCAAAAATTTGCTCGATAAAGCCATTGACATATCCAGTCCATTTAGCGATGGCACAATTGTCTGGCCTCAAATGGTTCGTGCCTTTACCCCAGAGGATATTCTGCAGTCGATGGGAAAACCAGTTATTACCCCTGCGGGAAAAATTAAAACCCGTTTGGAAGCTGCCCTGGCCATTGAAAAACTGGCCCGGGGAAACGTTGAGGAGGATTCTGAAACGGTATTAAGGGACATTGAAGCATTTCATTCTGCCCGCTTATCCAATTTGCTAAATTTATTCAGGATACTGGAGAAACTGGTTCAGTAG
- the folD gene encoding bifunctional methylenetetrahydrofolate dehydrogenase/methenyltetrahydrofolate cyclohydrolase FolD, which yields MKLIDGKKIAEIIKGEIAAEVSKIKDADGKVPHLAAILVGEDAASQTYVNSKAKACHEVGFDSSTYRFPADISEEKLLETVDFINNDPEIDGLIVQLPLPKHIDNQKIIQRILPKKDVDGFHPINVGRMTIGLPAYVSATPNGIMQLIERSGIRTTGMNCVVLGRSNIVGKPMSILMSRNAEPGNATVTVCHSKTKNLKDITSQADILIVAMGQPEFVTADMVKEGAVVIDVGIHRVESDKTKSGFRLIGDVKFDEVSKKASHITPVPGGVGPMTIVSLLMNTLKAAKKEIYP from the coding sequence ATGAAACTTATTGACGGAAAGAAGATTGCTGAAATCATTAAGGGAGAGATTGCGGCAGAAGTGTCAAAAATTAAAGATGCAGACGGCAAGGTGCCCCACCTGGCTGCCATCCTGGTAGGTGAAGACGCTGCCAGTCAAACCTATGTCAACAGTAAGGCGAAGGCCTGCCATGAGGTGGGTTTCGATTCTTCTACCTACCGGTTTCCTGCTGACATTTCAGAAGAAAAACTGCTGGAAACCGTCGATTTCATCAACAATGATCCTGAAATTGATGGCTTGATCGTACAATTACCTCTTCCTAAGCATATTGACAACCAAAAGATCATCCAGCGCATTCTTCCCAAGAAGGATGTGGATGGGTTCCACCCGATCAACGTGGGTCGGATGACCATCGGGCTTCCCGCCTATGTTTCAGCCACCCCCAATGGCATCATGCAATTGATTGAACGCAGTGGCATCAGGACCACGGGGATGAACTGCGTGGTGCTGGGCCGCAGCAATATCGTGGGCAAGCCCATGAGCATCCTTATGTCGCGCAATGCCGAGCCCGGTAATGCCACAGTGACGGTTTGCCACAGCAAGACTAAAAACCTCAAGGATATAACCTCACAGGCCGACATACTGATTGTGGCTATGGGTCAGCCTGAATTTGTGACGGCCGATATGGTGAAAGAAGGAGCCGTAGTGATCGATGTGGGTATTCATCGTGTGGAATCAGACAAGACAAAATCGGGATTTCGCCTCATTGGGGATGTAAAGTTTGATGAGGTGTCAAAAAAAGCCTCCCATATCACCCCGGTGCCCGGTGGAGTAGGCCCCATGACCATAGTTTCCCTGCTGATGAACACCCTGAAGGCAGCCAAAAAAGAAATTTACCCCTAA
- the dnaB gene encoding replicative DNA helicase, whose amino-acid sequence MENKAQQTRETLARKGKRATPSVDYLDHGRVPPQAVDLEEAVLGAMLLEQDAVSNVIDILKEDVFYKEAHQKIFAAILSLFADSKPVDILTVTQELKNQGNLEMVGGAYYVSQLTNRVASAANVEYHTRIVLQKYLQRQLIKISSEIIRDCYEDTTDVFDILDKAERELFAVSEHNLRRSYNSMMELVRDAVDQIEKATKQEGHLSGVPSGFAALDRITAGWQKSDLVVMAARPGMGKTAFVLTMARNIAVDFKRPIAVFSLEMSGVQLVTRLIASETELEADKLKRGSLEQYEWQQLNARIANLTDAPLFIDDTPALSIFELRAKCRRLKAQHDIQLVIVDYLQLMTVGSDTRGNREQEISNISRSMKSLAKELNIPVIALSQLSRAVETRAGSKRPILSDLRESGAIEQDADMVLFIYRPEYYQITEDEQGRSTEGLAQIIIAKHRNGSLGDVNLRFISKFAKFAEYESAEFDYSPSMRPSASFDDGPKTLTLPSKMNEMDEDDSVPF is encoded by the coding sequence ATGGAAAATAAGGCACAACAGACCCGTGAAACCCTTGCCAGGAAAGGGAAAAGAGCAACCCCAAGTGTAGACTACCTGGACCACGGGCGGGTTCCCCCGCAGGCCGTTGACCTGGAGGAAGCGGTGTTGGGTGCCATGCTGCTCGAGCAGGATGCCGTGAGCAATGTGATTGATATTTTGAAGGAGGATGTTTTTTACAAGGAAGCACACCAAAAAATCTTTGCGGCCATCCTTTCCCTTTTTGCGGACTCAAAACCTGTTGATATCCTAACGGTAACCCAGGAACTAAAAAATCAGGGGAATCTTGAAATGGTTGGCGGTGCCTATTATGTTTCGCAGCTGACCAATCGCGTGGCTTCTGCTGCCAATGTTGAATACCACACCCGCATTGTGCTTCAGAAATACCTGCAGCGACAGCTTATTAAGATCTCCTCAGAAATTATCAGGGATTGTTATGAAGACACAACAGATGTCTTCGACATTCTTGACAAAGCCGAACGGGAATTGTTTGCCGTTAGCGAGCACAACCTTCGTCGCAGCTACAATTCCATGATGGAATTGGTTCGCGATGCCGTTGACCAGATTGAAAAGGCCACCAAACAGGAAGGGCACCTTAGCGGGGTTCCCTCGGGTTTTGCTGCCCTTGACCGTATTACTGCCGGATGGCAGAAATCCGATCTTGTGGTCATGGCTGCACGTCCTGGTATGGGTAAAACGGCTTTCGTGCTGACCATGGCCCGTAATATTGCGGTGGATTTTAAACGTCCCATTGCAGTATTTTCATTGGAAATGTCAGGTGTGCAGCTGGTTACGCGCTTAATTGCCAGTGAGACGGAGCTCGAGGCTGACAAGCTCAAGCGGGGTAGCCTCGAGCAATACGAGTGGCAGCAGCTGAATGCCCGTATAGCCAACCTGACCGATGCCCCTTTGTTTATTGACGATACACCGGCTCTTTCCATTTTTGAGCTCAGGGCCAAATGCCGCCGGTTAAAGGCTCAACACGACATTCAGTTGGTCATTGTCGACTACCTTCAGCTTATGACCGTCGGTTCAGATACACGGGGTAACAGGGAGCAGGAGATCAGCAATATTTCACGCTCCATGAAAAGCCTGGCCAAGGAACTTAACATTCCTGTAATTGCCCTTTCACAGTTGAGCCGGGCAGTAGAAACCCGTGCAGGTTCAAAACGACCTATCCTTTCTGACCTTCGCGAATCAGGGGCCATTGAACAGGATGCAGATATGGTGCTCTTTATTTATCGCCCGGAGTATTACCAGATTACGGAAGACGAGCAGGGGCGGAGCACCGAAGGCCTTGCTCAGATCATCATAGCCAAGCATCGCAACGGAAGCCTTGGGGATGTGAACCTTCGCTTCATCAGCAAGTTTGCCAAATTTGCTGAGTACGAGTCGGCTGAATTTGATTACTCACCATCCATGCGGCCTTCTGCTTCCTTTGATGATGGGCCTAAAACCCTGACCCTCCCTTCTAAAATGAATGAAATGGACGAAGATGACAGCGTGCCATTCTGA
- a CDS encoding ribonuclease H-like domain-containing protein — protein MLANINLFRILFLDIETVPIAPDFESLPETFQRLWEKKSANLKNVEEFSPADLFERAGIYAEFGKIICVSAGFFHKEEDQLSFRVKSFYGDDEKYLLMDFAELLNEHFNSAAHYLCAHNGKEFDFPYLSRRMLINGMDLPYLLDNFAKKPWETTLLDTMELWKFGDFKNYTSLELLSAVFNIPTPKDDISGKDVARVYWVDQDLERIATYCSKDVVTIARLYLKYRMAGDLLDEQVFYLS, from the coding sequence ATGCTGGCTAACATTAACTTATTTCGTATTCTGTTCCTTGATATAGAAACCGTGCCCATTGCCCCGGATTTTGAGTCTTTGCCCGAAACTTTTCAGCGGCTTTGGGAAAAGAAGTCAGCCAATCTGAAAAACGTTGAGGAATTCAGTCCTGCTGACCTTTTTGAGCGGGCCGGGATTTATGCCGAGTTTGGCAAGATCATTTGTGTTTCTGCGGGTTTTTTTCACAAGGAGGAAGACCAGCTTTCTTTTCGGGTTAAATCCTTTTACGGGGATGATGAGAAATACCTCCTGATGGATTTCGCCGAATTGCTTAATGAGCACTTTAACTCGGCGGCCCATTACCTGTGTGCCCACAATGGGAAAGAATTTGACTTTCCCTATCTTTCGAGGCGCATGCTGATCAATGGCATGGACCTGCCCTACCTGCTCGACAACTTTGCCAAAAAACCCTGGGAAACTACCTTGCTTGATACCATGGAACTTTGGAAGTTTGGGGATTTCAAGAACTATACTTCCCTTGAACTGCTATCGGCAGTATTTAACATACCGACTCCAAAGGATGACATCTCAGGTAAGGATGTTGCAAGGGTTTATTGGGTGGATCAGGACCTTGAGCGCATCGCCACTTACTGCAGCAAGGATGTTGTGACCATTGCAAGGCTATACCTGAAATACCGTATGGCGGGCGATTTGCTGGACGAACAGGTGTTTTATCTTTCCTGA
- a CDS encoding OmpA family protein, producing MLLVFFAVDGFAQGDDQLTTRNQRARKSFERAIQSWRQHDDSRTITELRLAIESDPDFVEAHLLLGEVYFSREYYQESIPSYQRALEIDPDFFPQARYYLGSSLLKTGQYAEAKEQFQAYLGLENISENLKNASEAGLKTCEFALKSMANPVPFNPGNLGDSINSVFPEYSPTLTTDERTLIFTRKIPRMESYGPSANHFHEDFFISQMGEEGWSAASNLGPPINTGGNEGAQSLSADGRHLFFTACNRQDGMGSCDIYFAQRTGREWSFPANLGPVVNSGAWDSQPSISPDGKTLFFSSARNGSLGKMDIWQTTLGEDGEWSYPINLGPGINTEGREMSPFIHPDNETLFFASDGHPGMGGLDIFFSRRDSLGQWSEPVNLGYPINSYGDEFSLIVGAGGINAYFASDLYGGFGDTDIYHFELYEAARPTPVTFMRGVVFDKENGHKLRATFELTELETGQVIMESTSDRQTGEFLVAIPTGKLLGLNVSHPDFLFFSEHFSYEETRTGADPYLRDIPLHPIREGEAVVLRNIFFDTDRYDLKPASEAELLRLVRLLQSNPRMRIEISGHTDNVGSDAYNLELSKNRAQSVMQFLIDAGIDKSRLSFEGYADTQPLDNNDTEEGRANNRRTEFKIMDF from the coding sequence ATGCTGCTGGTATTTTTTGCGGTGGACGGTTTTGCCCAGGGCGACGATCAGCTTACCACTCGCAATCAGCGTGCCCGAAAGTCGTTTGAGCGCGCCATTCAGTCATGGCGCCAACACGACGACAGCCGTACAATTACTGAACTTCGCCTGGCCATTGAGAGCGATCCTGACTTTGTGGAAGCCCACCTGTTGTTGGGTGAGGTGTATTTTTCCCGTGAATATTACCAGGAAAGCATCCCCAGCTACCAGCGAGCTTTGGAAATTGACCCAGATTTTTTCCCGCAGGCCCGGTATTACCTGGGCTCCTCGCTATTGAAAACAGGTCAGTATGCAGAAGCGAAAGAACAATTTCAGGCTTACCTTGGGCTGGAGAATATCAGCGAGAACCTGAAAAATGCCTCTGAAGCCGGTCTTAAAACTTGTGAGTTTGCCCTTAAGTCCATGGCTAATCCAGTGCCTTTCAACCCAGGCAACCTTGGAGATTCTATCAACTCAGTATTTCCTGAATACAGTCCCACGCTGACCACGGATGAACGGACCCTGATCTTTACGCGGAAGATCCCGCGGATGGAAAGCTACGGGCCCTCGGCTAATCATTTCCATGAGGATTTCTTTATCAGCCAGATGGGAGAAGAGGGATGGTCAGCTGCGAGCAATCTTGGGCCGCCCATCAATACCGGCGGAAATGAAGGGGCGCAAAGCCTTTCGGCCGACGGGCGTCACCTCTTTTTTACCGCTTGCAACCGTCAGGATGGGATGGGTAGTTGCGATATTTATTTTGCCCAGCGAACGGGTCGCGAATGGAGTTTCCCAGCCAACCTGGGTCCTGTTGTCAATAGCGGGGCCTGGGACTCCCAACCATCCATTTCGCCCGATGGCAAGACCCTGTTTTTTTCCAGTGCCCGCAATGGTAGCCTCGGGAAAATGGATATTTGGCAAACTACCTTAGGTGAAGATGGCGAGTGGTCATATCCAATAAACCTTGGCCCTGGTATAAATACGGAAGGACGAGAAATGTCTCCTTTCATCCATCCTGATAACGAGACCCTGTTTTTTGCTTCTGATGGCCATCCGGGGATGGGTGGATTGGATATTTTTTTCAGCCGGCGCGATTCTCTGGGCCAATGGTCTGAACCCGTTAATCTTGGCTACCCCATCAACTCATACGGTGACGAATTTTCACTGATTGTGGGGGCAGGAGGAATCAATGCTTATTTTGCCTCTGACCTTTACGGGGGTTTTGGGGATACCGACATTTATCATTTTGAGTTGTATGAGGCGGCGCGGCCTACCCCGGTGACCTTTATGCGTGGGGTGGTATTTGATAAGGAAAATGGCCATAAATTGCGGGCCACTTTTGAACTCACTGAACTTGAAACGGGGCAGGTCATCATGGAATCCACTTCTGACCGGCAGACCGGAGAGTTTCTGGTTGCCATTCCCACAGGGAAATTGCTGGGGCTGAACGTGTCGCACCCGGATTTCCTGTTTTTCTCCGAACACTTCAGCTATGAAGAAACCAGAACAGGGGCGGATCCTTATTTGCGCGACATTCCCTTGCATCCCATCAGGGAAGGGGAAGCCGTGGTGTTGCGCAACATTTTCTTTGACACCGATCGTTATGACTTGAAGCCGGCTTCTGAGGCCGAGCTGCTTAGGCTGGTGAGACTTCTGCAAAGCAACCCACGCATGAGAATTGAGATTAGCGGACATACAGATAACGTGGGTTCGGATGCTTATAACCTAGAACTTTCCAAAAATCGGGCACAAAGTGTCATGCAATTCCTCATTGATGCAGGGATTGATAAAAGCCGGTTGAGTTTTGAGGGTTATGCCGATACCCAGCCTCTTGACAACAATGACACGGAGGAAGGCCGGGCCAATAACAGACGCACCGAATTCAAAATAATGGATTTTTAA
- a CDS encoding 7-carboxy-7-deazaguanine synthase QueE, which produces MYHHSLTKLSALQQQLLTEGRLLPVMEMFYSLQGEGFHTGKAASFVRIGGCDVGCHWCDVKESWDASLHPLTPSEEIVETVCSYPAKAVVITGGEPLMYNLDVLCSLLSEQGIETFLETSGAYPLSGKFDWICLSPKSQQPPRSDMLQKAHELKVIIHGDADFEWAEENAGQVRENCLLFLQPEWSQHKIMLPLIVEYVQKNPRWMVSLQSHKFMNIP; this is translated from the coding sequence TTGTACCATCATAGTTTAACCAAGCTGTCGGCGCTTCAGCAGCAGTTGCTGACTGAAGGCCGTTTACTGCCCGTCATGGAGATGTTTTATTCGCTTCAGGGCGAAGGCTTTCATACGGGCAAGGCAGCTTCCTTTGTGCGTATCGGGGGCTGTGATGTGGGTTGCCACTGGTGCGATGTGAAGGAGTCGTGGGATGCCTCCCTGCATCCCCTTACACCCTCAGAGGAAATCGTTGAGACCGTCTGTTCTTATCCTGCCAAAGCGGTTGTGATTACCGGCGGGGAGCCTCTAATGTATAATCTGGATGTGCTGTGCAGTTTGCTGAGTGAACAAGGGATCGAGACCTTCCTCGAAACCTCGGGCGCTTATCCGTTGAGCGGCAAATTTGACTGGATCTGCCTTTCTCCAAAGTCGCAGCAGCCCCCGCGTTCAGATATGCTTCAAAAGGCCCATGAACTTAAAGTGATCATTCACGGAGATGCAGACTTTGAGTGGGCGGAAGAGAATGCAGGGCAGGTGCGCGAAAACTGCCTGTTGTTCCTGCAGCCCGAGTGGAGTCAGCATAAGATAATGCTTCCCCTGATTGTGGAATATGTGCAGAAAAATCCCCGCTGGATGGTTTCGCTGCAGTCGCATAAGTTTATGAATATTCCCTGA